Part of the Lysobacter enzymogenes genome is shown below.
GCGCGACGGCGGCAAGCCGATCAAGCTGGCGCGCGAGGCCGAGATTCCGCGCGCGGTGTCGAACCTGCGCTTCTACGCCCAGGCCGCGACCCAGTTCGCCAGCGAATCCCACCACGGCCAGGCCGGGCTCAACTACACCCTGCGCCAGCCGCTGGGGCCGGTCGCGGCGATCTCGCCGTGGAACCTGCCGCTGTATCTGTTCACCTGGAAGATCGCGCCGGCGCTGGCGGCGGGCAATACCGTGGTGGCGAAGCCGTCGGAGGTGACTCCGGCTACGGCGAGCCTGCTGGGCGAGCTCTGCGCGCAGATCGGGTTCCCGCCCGGCGTGCTCAATATCGTCCATGGGCTGGGACCGGACGTCGGCGCGCCGCTGGTCGCGCACCCGTCGATCCGCGCGGTGTCGTTCACCGGCAGCACCGCGGTCGGCCGGCAGATCGCCGCGACCTGCGCGCCGCTGCTGCGCAAGGTCTCGCTGGAACTCGGCGGCAAGAACCCGACCCTGATCTTCGCCGACAGCGACTGGCGCGCGAACCTCGACATGCTGGTGCGCTCGGCGTTCCAGAACTCCGGCCAGATCTGCCTGTGCGGCTCGCGCATCCTGATCGAGCGCTCGATCTACGCCGAGGTGCGCGACGCGCTGGTCGAACGCGCCAATGCCTTGCGCGTCGGCGATCCCGGCGAGGAAACCACCGCGCTAGGCCCGCTGGTGTCGCAGGCGCACTTCGACAAAGTCACCGCCGCGCTGGAACGCGCCCGCGCCGAAGGCGGCCGGGTGCTGTGCGGCGGCGCCGCGCTGCAGCGGCCGGGCTGGTACGTGGCGCCGACCCTGATCGAAGGCCTGGGCCCGGATTGCGCGAGCAACCGCGAGGAAATCTTCGGCCCGGTCGCGACCCTGCAACCCTTCGACGACGACACCCACGCGCTGGCCCTGGCCAACGCCAGCGACTACGGCCTCAGCGCCAGCCTGTGGACGCGCGACCTCGCCCGCGCCCATCGCCTGGCCGCGCGCCTGGACGTCGGCATGGTCTGGATCAACACCTGGCTGCAACGCGACCTGCGCACGCCGTTCGGCGGCGCCGGCGCGTCCGGCCTCGGCCGCGAAGGCGGCGTCGAGGCCCTGCGTTTCTTCACCGAGGCCAAGAACGTCGGCCTCCATCTCGGATGACCTGCATGATTTCGCTTTCCCCCTCGCCCGCCCTCCCGCTTCCGCACGCGCAGGTCCGCGCATGAGCCCGCTGGACGATCTGCTCGAACGCAATCGCGAGTGGTCCGAACGCATCAACGCCGAGGACCCGGAG
Proteins encoded:
- a CDS encoding aldehyde dehydrogenase; this translates as MHKYRHWIDGAPRDAADGRWLDVFDPANAQAYAQVAAGGAAEVEAAVAAAQAAFPAWSALAHSERAQWLERLAAALEARNEDFARAESRDGGKPIKLAREAEIPRAVSNLRFYAQAATQFASESHHGQAGLNYTLRQPLGPVAAISPWNLPLYLFTWKIAPALAAGNTVVAKPSEVTPATASLLGELCAQIGFPPGVLNIVHGLGPDVGAPLVAHPSIRAVSFTGSTAVGRQIAATCAPLLRKVSLELGGKNPTLIFADSDWRANLDMLVRSAFQNSGQICLCGSRILIERSIYAEVRDALVERANALRVGDPGEETTALGPLVSQAHFDKVTAALERARAEGGRVLCGGAALQRPGWYVAPTLIEGLGPDCASNREEIFGPVATLQPFDDDTHALALANASDYGLSASLWTRDLARAHRLAARLDVGMVWINTWLQRDLRTPFGGAGASGLGREGGVEALRFFTEAKNVGLHLG